In one window of Flavobacterium ginsengisoli DNA:
- a CDS encoding glutamate synthase subunit beta, which yields MGKIGGFKEYNRADESNLAVAERVSNYNEFTIPVPKDKLKEQGSRCMDCGIPFCHSGCPLGNLIPDFNDMVHQEEWQSALEILQSTNNFPEFTGRLCPAPCEKSCVLGIIKDPVSIENIEKSIVERGFAEGWIKPQAPKTRTGKTVAVIGSGPAGLAAAQQLNRAGHTVTVFERDNAIGGLLRYGIPNFKLEKGIIDRRVAILEAEGITFKTNVNVGVNFSVEELNQFDSIVLCGGATERRSLPTKGIESKGVVQAMDFLTQQTKVLYGESIPDQVKATGKDVIVIGGGDTGSDCIGTSNRHGAKSVTNFEILPKPPVGRSESTPWPFWPLQLKTSSSHEEGCDRNWLINTKEFISNDKGELTGLKTVEVQWKMTPGQRPELIEKEGSEKIWPCDLALLALGFTGPEKTLSEQLGIETDMRSNYKAHNYQTNVPHIFTAGDMRRGQSLIVWAISEGREAAREVDLFLMGSTNLPTKGKGDLPSL from the coding sequence ATGGGTAAAATAGGCGGATTTAAAGAATATAACAGAGCCGATGAAAGTAATTTAGCAGTAGCAGAACGTGTTTCTAACTACAACGAATTTACTATTCCGGTACCAAAAGATAAATTAAAAGAACAAGGATCAAGATGTATGGACTGTGGAATTCCTTTTTGCCACAGTGGTTGTCCGTTAGGAAATTTAATTCCTGACTTCAACGACATGGTGCATCAGGAAGAATGGCAAAGTGCATTAGAGATTTTACAATCGACTAACAACTTCCCTGAATTTACAGGTCGTTTATGCCCTGCTCCATGTGAGAAATCATGCGTATTAGGAATCATCAAAGATCCAGTTTCTATCGAAAACATTGAAAAAAGCATCGTAGAAAGAGGTTTCGCCGAAGGATGGATCAAACCACAAGCACCAAAAACAAGAACTGGAAAAACAGTTGCCGTTATTGGTTCTGGGCCTGCTGGTCTTGCAGCTGCTCAACAATTAAACAGAGCTGGTCACACGGTTACTGTTTTTGAAAGAGACAATGCAATTGGAGGTTTATTACGTTACGGAATTCCGAATTTCAAATTAGAAAAAGGAATTATCGACCGTCGTGTAGCAATTCTTGAAGCAGAAGGAATCACTTTCAAAACTAATGTGAACGTTGGTGTTAATTTCAGTGTAGAAGAATTAAACCAATTCGATTCTATCGTTTTATGCGGAGGAGCAACTGAAAGAAGAAGCTTGCCAACTAAAGGAATCGAAAGCAAAGGCGTTGTTCAGGCAATGGATTTCTTAACGCAACAAACTAAAGTTTTATACGGAGAATCAATTCCTGACCAAGTAAAAGCAACTGGTAAAGATGTAATCGTTATTGGTGGTGGAGATACGGGTTCTGACTGTATCGGTACTTCTAACAGACACGGAGCGAAATCGGTTACTAACTTTGAGATTTTACCAAAACCTCCAGTTGGAAGAAGCGAGTCAACTCCTTGGCCTTTCTGGCCGTTGCAGTTAAAAACATCTTCTTCTCATGAAGAAGGTTGCGACAGAAACTGGTTGATCAATACAAAAGAATTCATTTCTAACGATAAAGGCGAATTAACTGGATTAAAAACAGTTGAAGTGCAATGGAAAATGACTCCAGGTCAACGTCCTGAATTAATCGAAAAAGAAGGTTCTGAGAAAATCTGGCCTTGCGATTTAGCTTTATTGGCTCTTGGATTTACAGGCCCTGAGAAAACGTTAAGCGAGCAATTAGGAATCGAAACTGATATGAGAAGCAACTACAAAGCGCATAACTATCAGACAAACGTTCCTCACATTTTCACTGCTGGTGATATGAGAAGAGGACAATCATTAATCGTGTGGGCTATTTCAGAAGGTCGCGAAGCTGCAAGAGAAGTAGATTTATTCCTTATGGGATCTACAAACTTGCCTACTAAAGGAAAAGGAGATTTACCGAGTTTATAA